The genome window ATATTAATAAATGCTTTTAATATTATAAACAATCCATTATATGATCGCATCATACCATTAAAAGATTGCAAGGCTGGCTTTAGCATACAGAAAAAATATCCTGAAGATATCCGATATAAACCTCCAAAACTACGAAATGGCGATGATGACACAGTTACATTAACTCATGTTATTTATGAACATCCAGAAGAAGACAAAAAGCAGCAAGCGCAAGGTTCTAGAGTTCCACTTGTAGTAAGAATTGTCAGATTCAGTAGATACACAGCTACACACTTTGACTACAATTTTTCAGACGAGAACTGCCCAACAAAAGAATCTGTCGAAAAAAGCAAGCTGACCCCGGCGCCAATTGAGTTAAATTATGAAAATGCATTTTATTACGATCATGGTGATAGCCGATTTCACGAGGTGACAACGGGACAAGCACTTACAGGTGTCGAAATATTAGAAAGGGTTTATAAGGATCACTGCGATACTGTTCACCTGATAAAAGGTCTGAAGCTTAGGCTTAAACTGAGAAGCCAATCTTTTGGAATTTTTATCCTGAATATTTTCGTTAGTATATTAACAAAGACTTTGACCTCATTATTTGGCAGAACTTTGGACGATTCTGATTCAATCTCCATATATTTTTCGGGCTACAAAAGGGAAAATCTAAAAAAGTTAAGCACAGAAAGTATCGCCGTATTTGGATATAACACTGCCAGAAGAGTGATAATTCTTTTTTGTCTTTTGGTCTCGACATCATTTACCTGGTATTTTCTGGCTGGTGTACATAGTAAATACTTGAAAGCAGTTTTTTCAAACAGTTTCTTGTCTCTAGTCTTTTCAATACTGATTATTTGGACATTAGATGTCATAGTACCTTTACTGCTATTTCATATGATTAACGTGGGAATAAAATTGCGTTCGACATTAATGCTCAAGACGTTTAAAGGCTTTTAAACGAAGAAGGCACAACATATTACTATCCACGCCGTCGAGAGGGTCGCTAAACGACGCGCCCCTCACTGTGGCGTTTTTTCCCCTTTCCCTTCCTACTTTTTTCGCTCTTCCTCTAATATCTCTTCCAATATTTCCGCCGCATCCTGGACGAACTTTGGACAATGTTTTTTGAAATGCTTTTCCTTTTTCGCCGTCTTGATCCCTTCAGGCGTGCCCAGATCGCAGCCGAGCAATTCCCTGCACTCCGTAGTTTCGTTCCTCGCTTTGAATCGTGCCACAAACTCCCGGGCGATCTCCTCGGTCCTGTCTTTTGAAAACAAACTTCTGCCTTTCAGCCTGGCATGCTTCAGCCCGATGACCATCAGCGCTCCGGTCACTGCGCCGCAGGTCCCTCCCATTCCCATCCCGGACCCAAAGGCCTTGGCGATCTTGACCGCGTTCTCGCGGTCCAGGCCGAATTGCGGACCGTAGGTGGACAACACCGCCTGGGTACAATTAAATCCTTCCTTGAAACATGCGACTGTTTGCTCGACCTCATCCGACTTTACCAAAACAGTATCCTTTTTTTTGAATAACACGCTTATTCCCTTTCCCTTTTTATCCGAAACCTCAACAGTTTTTTAATGAAACTCGCTTTCGCATAACCATTAATATACACTTTCGATTCATTTTATCAAGTGTCGACCTTCTCACTCCTTCTGCCCCCCTGATTCCTGACCCCTGTACCCTGTCCCCTGATCCACTTTTCCCCTTGATTTATTTGTATGCTTCCATTAGATTATATCCCTGATTATCAATCCCTTCACGGGCTCGCAAGGAGGCATTTCAATGGCAGAGCAGGACTTCTCAAAAAAAGAAAAAAATTATTATACCGACATCCCGCAAAAAAGCGAGGCTTTCTTCCTGAAGGGTTCGAACGGCTATGATTGGGGCATGAGGAACCGTCTGGCACGCATCTTCAATCCGAAATCGGGAAAAACCGTGATGCTGGCGTTCGACCATGGATACTTCCAA of Nitrospirota bacterium contains these proteins:
- a CDS encoding C-GCAxxG-C-C family protein encodes the protein MVKSDEVEQTVACFKEGFNCTQAVLSTYGPQFGLDRENAVKIAKAFGSGMGMGGTCGAVTGALMVIGLKHARLKGRSLFSKDRTEEIAREFVARFKARNETTECRELLGCDLGTPEGIKTAKKEKHFKKHCPKFVQDAAEILEEILEEERKK